A window of the Isosphaera pallida ATCC 43644 genome harbors these coding sequences:
- the ilvB gene encoding biosynthetic-type acetolactate synthase large subunit produces MSATDQANARAISSSPSQTSAPLTGADVVVESLIRHGVKLLFAYPGGASMPMHQALTRRRSEIRTILPRHEQGGIFAAEGYARATGRPGVVMATSGPGALNLVTGLADAKMDSLPVIAITGQVPTGVIGTDAFQETPMVEVCRSITKHHYLVQNARDLARIFKEAFHIATTGRPGPVLIDIPKDIQNTRLDAVDYDVPMNLPGYHLPGPPRLERLTEVVEAIKASKRPFIYCGGGVIAGEATEEVRAFVQKTGIPVAMTVHGLGAVPNDHYLCLGMLGMHGTVYANYAINEADLIFALGVRFDDRVTGKLSEFAKKARIVHIDIDASEINKNKLAHLPIHSDVKTALAHLLPLVERGDWSEWYQQIDEWRSNDPMRYDEREDAILPQYFLDRFSEIAQGEFIMSTGVGQHQMWAAQWTKFTKPRTWITSGGLGSMGFGLPAAMGAAAAFPDALVVDIDGDGSFLMNVQELATCYCENLPVKVVILNNQHLGMVVQWEDRFHAGNRAHTYLGPIDHPEALGQGDGGLPESPYPDFVKMAESFGVAARRIVRKSDVDQAIREMIAHRGPYVLDVMVPYQEHVLPMIPAGQSVKEIIKS; encoded by the coding sequence GATGCATCAAGCGCTGACCCGTCGACGGAGCGAGATCCGCACCATTCTGCCCCGACATGAGCAGGGGGGGATTTTCGCGGCCGAGGGTTACGCCCGCGCGACCGGGCGTCCCGGGGTGGTGATGGCCACCTCGGGGCCAGGCGCGTTGAATTTAGTAACCGGTTTGGCCGACGCCAAGATGGATTCGCTGCCGGTCATCGCCATTACTGGCCAAGTTCCCACCGGGGTCATCGGCACCGACGCCTTTCAGGAAACGCCGATGGTCGAGGTTTGCCGCTCGATCACCAAGCACCACTACCTAGTTCAAAACGCGCGCGACTTGGCTCGGATTTTCAAAGAGGCGTTTCACATCGCTACCACCGGGCGTCCGGGTCCAGTGTTGATCGACATTCCCAAGGATATTCAAAACACCCGGCTCGACGCGGTTGATTACGACGTGCCGATGAACCTGCCGGGCTACCATTTGCCCGGCCCGCCCCGGCTTGAACGACTCACCGAGGTGGTCGAGGCGATCAAGGCGAGCAAACGCCCGTTCATCTATTGCGGCGGTGGGGTCATCGCGGGGGAGGCGACCGAGGAGGTACGGGCCTTCGTCCAGAAGACCGGCATCCCAGTGGCGATGACCGTTCACGGCCTGGGCGCGGTTCCCAACGACCACTATTTGTGTCTGGGGATGCTCGGGATGCACGGTACGGTCTACGCCAACTACGCGATCAACGAGGCCGACCTAATCTTCGCGCTCGGGGTCCGGTTCGACGACCGGGTGACCGGGAAACTCTCCGAGTTCGCCAAAAAGGCGCGGATCGTCCACATCGACATCGATGCTTCTGAGATCAATAAGAATAAGCTGGCGCATCTGCCGATTCATTCCGACGTGAAGACCGCGTTGGCCCATCTGTTGCCGCTGGTGGAGCGGGGCGACTGGTCGGAGTGGTATCAGCAGATCGACGAATGGCGCTCCAACGACCCGATGCGTTACGACGAACGCGAGGACGCCATTTTGCCCCAGTATTTCCTCGATCGGTTCAGCGAAATCGCCCAGGGCGAGTTCATCATGTCCACGGGGGTGGGCCAGCATCAGATGTGGGCGGCCCAATGGACCAAGTTCACCAAACCGCGGACCTGGATCACCTCCGGCGGTTTGGGCTCGATGGGCTTTGGCCTGCCCGCGGCGATGGGGGCCGCCGCCGCCTTCCCCGACGCTCTGGTGGTGGACATCGACGGCGACGGTAGCTTTCTCATGAACGTTCAGGAATTGGCCACATGCTATTGTGAAAATCTGCCGGTCAAAGTGGTCATCCTCAACAACCAGCATCTGGGCATGGTGGTTCAGTGGGAGGACCGGTTCCACGCCGGCAACCGGGCCCACACTTATCTAGGACCGATCGATCATCCCGAGGCGCTGGGGCAAGGGGATGGCGGCCTGCCCGAATCGCCCTATCCCGACTTCGTCAAAATGGCAGAGTCCTTCGGCGTGGCGGCGCGGCGGATCGTCCGCAAAAGCGACGTGGATCAGGCCATCCGTGAGATGATCGCCCACCGCGGCCCATATGTTCTTGACGTGATGGTGCCCTATCAGGAGCATGTCCTGCCCATGATCCCGGCCGGTCAATCGGTCAAGGAGATCATCAAATCGTAA